The following proteins are co-located in the Pseudomonas cavernae genome:
- a CDS encoding DUF167 domain-containing protein gives MSWHRWDGDDLILDCHLQPKASCDEFAGLHGERLKIRLTAPPVEGKANAQLLKFLAAAFGVAKSQVRLESGELNRQKRVRIHSPKRLPAELKLTARPA, from the coding sequence GTGAGCTGGCACCGCTGGGACGGCGACGACCTGATCCTCGATTGCCACCTGCAGCCCAAGGCCAGCTGCGACGAGTTTGCCGGGCTGCACGGCGAGCGCCTGAAGATCCGCCTCACCGCGCCGCCGGTGGAGGGCAAGGCCAATGCCCAGCTGTTGAAGTTCCTCGCCGCCGCCTTCGGCGTGGCGAAGAGCCAGGTGCGCCTGGAAAGCGGCGAGCTCAACCGGCAGAAGCGCGTGCGCATCCACAGCCCGAAACGGCTGCCTGCCGAGCTGAAACTGACCGCCCGCCCCGCTTGA
- a CDS encoding dihydroorotase: MRTQILGARVIDPSSGLDQVADLYLQDAKIAGIGQAPTGFVAEQRLDAQGLIAAPGLVDLSVALREPGYSRKGTIASETLAAAAGGITSLCCPPLTKPILDTPAVAELILDRAREAGHAKVYPIGALSKGLGGEQLAELVALRDAGCVAFGNGLQQFGNHRTLRRALEYAATFDLCVVFHSQDRDLAEGGLAHEGPTASFLGLAGIPESAETVALARDLLLVEQSGVRAHFSQLTSARGAELIAQAQARGLPVSADVALYQLILTDEALVDFSSLYHVQPPLRSLSDRDGLRQAVKAGVIQAIASHHQPHEPDAKLAPFAATEPGISSVELFLPLAMSLVQDGLLDLPTLLARLSSGPAAVLRLPAGRLALGQPADLVLFDPAASTLAGEHWYSKGGNCPFIGHCLPGAVRYTLVDGHLSYQA; the protein is encoded by the coding sequence ATGCGCACCCAGATCCTCGGCGCCCGCGTCATCGACCCGAGCAGCGGCCTCGACCAAGTCGCCGATCTGTACCTGCAGGACGCCAAGATCGCCGGCATCGGCCAGGCCCCGACCGGCTTCGTCGCCGAACAGCGCCTCGACGCCCAGGGCCTGATCGCCGCTCCCGGCCTGGTCGACCTGAGCGTTGCCCTGCGCGAGCCGGGCTACAGCCGCAAGGGCACGATCGCCAGCGAAACCCTGGCCGCCGCCGCCGGCGGCATCACCAGCCTGTGCTGCCCGCCGCTGACCAAGCCGATCCTCGACACCCCGGCGGTCGCCGAGCTGATCCTCGACCGCGCCCGCGAAGCCGGACACGCCAAGGTCTACCCCATCGGCGCGCTGAGCAAGGGCCTGGGCGGCGAGCAGCTGGCCGAACTGGTGGCCCTGCGCGACGCCGGCTGCGTGGCCTTTGGCAACGGCCTGCAGCAGTTCGGCAACCACCGCACCCTGCGCCGTGCCCTGGAATACGCGGCGACCTTCGACCTCTGCGTGGTGTTCCACTCGCAGGACCGCGACCTGGCCGAAGGCGGCCTCGCCCACGAAGGCCCGACCGCCAGCTTCCTCGGCCTCGCCGGGATTCCCGAGAGCGCGGAAACCGTGGCCCTGGCCCGTGACCTGCTGCTGGTCGAGCAGAGCGGCGTGCGCGCGCATTTCAGCCAGCTCACCAGCGCGCGCGGTGCCGAACTGATCGCCCAGGCCCAGGCCCGCGGCCTGCCGGTGAGCGCCGACGTGGCGCTGTACCAGCTGATCCTCACCGACGAGGCGCTGGTCGACTTCTCCAGCCTCTACCACGTGCAGCCACCGCTGCGCAGCCTCAGCGACCGCGACGGCCTACGCCAGGCGGTCAAGGCCGGGGTGATCCAGGCCATCGCCAGCCACCACCAGCCGCACGAGCCAGACGCCAAACTGGCGCCGTTCGCCGCCACCGAGCCCGGCATCAGCAGCGTCGAGTTGTTCCTGCCGCTGGCCATGAGCCTGGTGCAAGACGGCCTGCTCGACCTGCCGACCCTGCTCGCGCGCCTCAGCAGCGGCCCGGCCGCAGTCCTGCGCCTGCCGGCCGGTCGGCTCGCGCTCGGCCAGCCGGCCGACCTGGTGCTGTTCGATCCCGCGGCCTCGACCCTGGCCGGCGAGCACTGGTACTCCAAGGGCGGCAACTGCCCGTTCATCGGCCATTGCCTGCCTGGCGCCGTGCGCTACACCCTGGTCGACGGGCACCTCAGTTACCAGGCCTGA
- a CDS encoding trans-sulfuration enzyme family protein has product MSQHDDSAAPRAFATRVIHAGQAPDPSTGALMPPIYANSTYAQQSPGVHKGLDYGRSHNPTRWALERCVADLEGGAQAFAFASGLAAIATVLELLDAGAHIVSGNDLYGGTYRLFERVRRRSAGQRFSFVDLSDPAALEAALQPDTRMVWVETPSNPLLRLTDLAAIARLCRARGVLAVADNTFASPWVQRPLELGFDLVVHSTTKYLNGHSDVIGGIAIVGGEARNAELRERLGFLQNAVGAIAGPFDSFLTLRGVKTLALRMERHCRNALELAQWLERQPQVARVYYPGLPSHPQHALALRQMHGFGGMISLDLRCDLAGAKRFLESVRIFALAESLGGVESLIEHPAIMTHASIPAETRAQLGIGDALVRLSVGVEDVEDLRADLVQALAQI; this is encoded by the coding sequence ATGAGCCAGCACGATGACAGCGCCGCGCCGCGCGCCTTCGCCACCCGGGTGATCCACGCCGGCCAGGCGCCGGACCCTTCGACCGGCGCGCTGATGCCGCCGATCTACGCCAATTCCACCTATGCCCAGCAGAGCCCCGGGGTGCACAAGGGCCTCGACTATGGGCGCTCGCACAACCCCACGCGCTGGGCGCTGGAGCGTTGCGTGGCGGACCTGGAGGGCGGGGCGCAGGCCTTCGCCTTCGCCTCAGGGCTGGCGGCGATCGCTACGGTGCTGGAGCTGCTGGATGCCGGCGCGCATATCGTTTCCGGCAACGACCTGTACGGCGGCACCTACCGCCTGTTCGAGCGCGTGCGCCGGCGCAGCGCCGGGCAGCGCTTCAGCTTCGTCGATCTGAGCGACCCGGCCGCGCTGGAAGCGGCGTTGCAGCCGGACACGCGGATGGTCTGGGTCGAGACGCCGAGCAATCCCTTGCTGCGTCTGACCGATCTGGCTGCGATCGCACGCCTCTGCCGTGCGCGCGGAGTCCTCGCGGTGGCCGACAACACCTTCGCCAGCCCCTGGGTGCAGCGGCCGCTGGAGCTGGGTTTCGACCTGGTGGTGCACTCGACCACCAAATACCTCAACGGTCACTCCGACGTGATCGGCGGCATCGCCATAGTCGGCGGCGAGGCGCGCAATGCCGAGTTGCGCGAGCGTCTGGGCTTCCTGCAGAACGCCGTCGGCGCCATCGCCGGGCCGTTCGACAGCTTCCTCACCCTGCGCGGAGTGAAGACCCTGGCGCTGCGCATGGAGCGCCACTGCCGCAATGCGCTGGAGCTGGCGCAGTGGCTGGAGCGCCAGCCACAGGTGGCGCGGGTGTACTACCCGGGGCTGCCCTCGCATCCGCAGCACGCGCTGGCGCTACGGCAGATGCACGGCTTCGGCGGCATGATCTCCCTCGACCTGCGCTGCGACCTGGCCGGCGCCAAGCGCTTCCTCGAAAGCGTACGGATCTTCGCTCTGGCCGAGAGCTTGGGCGGGGTGGAAAGCCTGATCGAGCATCCGGCAATCATGACCCATGCCAGCATCCCGGCGGAAACCCGCGCGCAGCTCGGCATCGGCGATGCGCTGGTGCGCCTGTCGGTGGGCGTAGAGGATGTCGAGGACCTGCGCGCCGACCTGGTCCAGGCGCTGGCGCAGATTTGA
- a CDS encoding YggT family protein — translation MTGLNTALIYIVQTLGSLYLLIVLLRFILQLVRADFYNPLSQFVVKATQPLLKPLRRVIPGFAGLDLASLVLAILVQLLLMLVTLTLMGYGVGAYILQVLIWAVIGVTSLFLKVFFFALIVSVILSWVAPGSYNPGAQLVNQICEPLLAPIRRILPGLGGLDISPIFAFIAINLVDMLVIGNLAAMTGMPQMLSPFL, via the coding sequence ATGACCGGACTGAATACTGCCCTGATCTACATTGTGCAGACCCTCGGCAGCCTGTACCTGCTGATCGTGCTGCTGCGCTTCATCCTGCAACTGGTGCGCGCCGACTTCTACAACCCGCTCAGCCAGTTCGTGGTCAAGGCCACCCAACCGCTGCTCAAGCCGCTGCGCCGGGTCATCCCCGGCTTCGCCGGCCTCGATCTGGCCTCGCTGGTGCTGGCCATCCTGGTGCAGCTGCTGCTGATGCTGGTGACCCTGACGCTGATGGGCTACGGCGTCGGCGCCTATATCCTGCAGGTGCTGATTTGGGCGGTCATCGGCGTCACTTCGCTGTTCCTCAAGGTGTTTTTCTTCGCCCTGATCGTCAGCGTGATCCTCTCCTGGGTCGCCCCCGGCAGCTACAACCCCGGCGCGCAGCTGGTGAATCAGATCTGCGAGCCGCTGCTGGCGCCGATCCGGCGCATCCTACCCGGCCTCGGCGGCCTGGATATCTCGCCGATCTTCGCCTTTATCGCGATAAACTTGGTGGATATGCTGGTGATCGGCAACCTGGCGGCGATGACCGGCATGCCGCAGATGCTCAGCCCCTTCCTGTGA
- a CDS encoding C40 family peptidase produces MRLIYLTWLAICLSLPLAAQASNRYQPLPAGATGHTAKSGAVSTPRVYSAFAQPDSLAAAHSSKVLSRAVNMLGTPYRWGGSSPKRGFDCSGLVKYAFSAIDEVDLPRTSSAMSRAEGQKVARDELEPGDLLFFNIKSRRINHVAIYLGNDRFIHAPRRGKKVSIGDLNKPYWKRHYALAKRVLPETAPAKEPLRLSQR; encoded by the coding sequence ATGCGTCTGATTTACCTGACATGGCTAGCCATTTGCCTTTCCTTGCCGCTCGCCGCGCAAGCGAGCAACCGCTACCAACCCCTGCCCGCCGGCGCCACCGGCCACACCGCCAAGTCCGGCGCTGTCAGCACGCCGCGGGTGTACAGCGCCTTCGCGCAACCCGATTCGCTCGCCGCCGCCCATAGCAGCAAAGTGCTCAGCCGCGCGGTGAACATGCTCGGCACGCCCTACCGCTGGGGCGGCAGCAGCCCGAAACGGGGCTTCGACTGCAGCGGCCTGGTCAAGTACGCCTTCAGCGCCATCGACGAAGTCGATCTGCCACGCACGTCCAGCGCCATGTCCCGCGCCGAGGGGCAGAAAGTAGCGCGCGACGAGCTGGAGCCGGGCGACCTGCTGTTCTTCAACATCAAGAGCCGACGGATCAACCACGTGGCCATCTACCTCGGCAATGACCGCTTCATCCACGCCCCGCGGCGCGGCAAGAAGGTCAGCATCGGCGATCTCAACAAGCCCTACTGGAAGCGCCACTACGCGCTGGCCAAGCGCGTGCTGCCGGAGACCGCTCCCGCCAAGGAGCCGCTGCGCCTCAGCCAACGCTGA
- a CDS encoding aspartate carbamoyltransferase catalytic subunit, which produces MTPIDAKRPLQLNDQGQLRHFLTLDGLSRELLTELLDTADSFLEVGARAVKKVPLLRGKTVCNVFFENSTRTRTTFELAAQRLSADVITLNVSTSSTSKGETLFDTLRNLEAMAADMFVVRHADSGAAHFIAEHVCPDVAIINGGDGRHAHPTQGMLDMLTIRRHKGDFEKLSVAIVGDILHSRVARSNMLALKTLGCPDIRVIAPKTLLPIGLEQQYGVRVFTDANEGLKDVDVVIMLRLQRERMQGGLLPSEGEFFRLYGLTTQRLALAKPDALVMHPGPINRGVEIESAVADGPQSVILNQVTYGIAVRMAVLSMTMSGQSAQRQLKQDSEEHN; this is translated from the coding sequence ATGACGCCGATTGACGCCAAGCGCCCGCTGCAGCTCAACGACCAAGGCCAGCTGCGCCACTTCCTCACCCTCGACGGCCTGTCCCGCGAGCTGCTGACCGAACTCCTCGACACCGCCGACTCCTTCCTCGAAGTCGGCGCCCGCGCGGTGAAGAAGGTCCCGCTGCTGCGCGGCAAGACCGTGTGCAACGTGTTCTTCGAGAACTCCACGCGCACCCGCACCACCTTCGAGCTGGCCGCCCAGCGGCTGTCCGCCGACGTGATCACCCTCAACGTCTCCACCTCCTCGACCAGCAAGGGCGAGACGCTGTTCGACACCCTGCGCAACCTCGAAGCCATGGCCGCCGACATGTTCGTCGTGCGCCACGCCGACTCCGGCGCGGCACACTTCATCGCCGAGCACGTCTGCCCGGACGTGGCGATCATCAACGGCGGCGACGGCCGCCATGCGCACCCGACCCAGGGCATGCTCGACATGCTCACCATCCGCCGCCACAAGGGCGACTTCGAGAAGCTCTCGGTGGCCATCGTCGGCGACATCCTGCACTCGCGGGTGGCGCGTTCGAACATGCTGGCGCTGAAGACCCTCGGCTGCCCGGACATCCGCGTGATCGCGCCGAAGACCCTGCTGCCGATCGGCCTCGAGCAGCAGTACGGCGTGCGCGTCTTCACCGATGCCAATGAAGGCCTCAAGGACGTCGACGTGGTGATCATGCTGCGCCTGCAGCGCGAACGCATGCAGGGCGGCCTGCTGCCCAGCGAGGGCGAGTTCTTCCGCCTCTACGGCCTGACCACCCAGCGCCTGGCGCTGGCCAAGCCGGACGCCCTGGTGATGCACCCGGGGCCGATCAACCGCGGTGTGGAAATCGAATCGGCGGTGGCCGACGGCCCGCAGTCGGTGATCCTCAACCAGGTCACCTACGGCATCGCCGTGCGCATGGCGGTGCTGTCGATGACCATGAGCGGGCAGAGCGCCCAACGGCAACTGAAGCAAGACTCCGAGGAGCACAACTGA
- the proC gene encoding pyrroline-5-carboxylate reductase produces the protein MSQPRIAFIGAGNMAASLIGGLRAQGLAADAIRASEPNAEQRARIAAEHGIQVSADNAEAIQGAEIIVLAVKPQVMKTVCQALAPSLSGNPLIVSIAAGISCASLENWLGASRAIVRCMPNTPALLREGVSGLYANANVSAAQRQQAEQLLSAVGLALWLDEEQLIDAVTAVSGSGPAYFFLLIEAMTAAGEQLGLPRATAAQLTLQTALGAARMAVASDVDAAELRRRVTSPAGTTEAAIKTFQAGGFETLVKHALDAAAQRSAELAEQLGQ, from the coding sequence ATGAGCCAACCCCGCATCGCCTTCATCGGCGCCGGCAACATGGCCGCCAGCCTGATCGGCGGCCTGCGTGCCCAGGGCCTCGCGGCCGACGCCATTCGCGCCAGCGAGCCAAATGCCGAGCAACGCGCACGCATCGCCGCCGAGCACGGTATCCAGGTGTCCGCCGACAATGCCGAAGCCATCCAGGGCGCCGAGATCATCGTCCTGGCGGTCAAGCCGCAGGTCATGAAAACGGTGTGCCAGGCCCTGGCGCCGAGCCTGTCCGGCAACCCGCTGATCGTCTCGATCGCCGCCGGCATCAGCTGCGCCAGCCTGGAAAACTGGCTGGGCGCATCGCGCGCGATCGTGCGCTGCATGCCCAACACCCCGGCGCTGCTGCGCGAAGGCGTCAGCGGCCTGTACGCCAACGCCAATGTCTCCGCCGCCCAGCGCCAGCAGGCCGAACAGCTGCTGTCCGCCGTCGGCCTGGCCCTGTGGCTGGATGAGGAACAGCTGATCGACGCGGTCACCGCCGTCTCCGGCAGCGGCCCGGCGTACTTCTTCCTGCTGATCGAGGCGATGACCGCCGCCGGCGAACAGCTCGGCCTGCCGCGCGCCACCGCCGCCCAGCTGACCCTGCAGACCGCCCTCGGCGCCGCGCGCATGGCGGTCGCCAGTGACGTCGACGCCGCCGAGCTGCGCCGCCGGGTGACCTCGCCGGCCGGCACCACCGAGGCGGCGATCAAGACCTTCCAGGCCGGCGGCTTCGAGACGCTGGTCAAACACGCACTGGACGCCGCCGCGCAGCGCTCGGCGGAACTGGCCGAGCAGTTGGGCCAATAA
- a CDS encoding YggS family pyridoxal phosphate-dependent enzyme: protein MSTIAKNIAKVGERIREAAQACGRDAAGIGLLAVSKTKPPTDIRAAHAAGLKDFGENYLQEALAKQVELADLPLIWHFIGPIQSNKCKALAEHFAWVHSVDRLKIAERLSSLRPAELPALNICLQVNVSGEASKSGCTPEELPALAAAVSRLPHLKLRGLMAIPEPTDDQAAQHAAFARVRALAEQLRAAQQLELDTLSMGMSHDLEAAIAEGATWVRIGTALFGARDYPAPPSSI, encoded by the coding sequence ATGTCCACGATAGCAAAGAATATTGCAAAGGTCGGTGAGCGTATCCGTGAGGCGGCGCAAGCCTGCGGGCGCGATGCGGCGGGCATCGGCCTGCTGGCGGTGAGCAAGACCAAGCCGCCGACCGACATCCGCGCGGCCCATGCCGCCGGGTTGAAAGACTTTGGCGAAAACTACCTGCAGGAAGCCCTGGCGAAGCAGGTCGAACTGGCCGATCTGCCCTTGATTTGGCACTTCATCGGCCCTATTCAGTCGAACAAGTGCAAGGCGCTGGCCGAGCATTTCGCCTGGGTGCACTCGGTCGACCGCCTGAAGATCGCCGAACGCCTGTCCAGCCTGCGCCCCGCGGAGTTACCGGCCCTGAACATCTGCCTGCAAGTCAACGTCAGCGGCGAGGCGAGCAAGTCCGGCTGCACGCCGGAGGAACTGCCGGCACTGGCCGCCGCGGTCAGTCGCCTGCCGCATTTGAAGTTGCGCGGACTGATGGCGATTCCCGAACCGACCGACGACCAAGCCGCGCAACACGCGGCCTTCGCCCGCGTGCGCGCGCTGGCCGAACAATTGCGCGCCGCGCAACAACTGGAACTCGACACTTTATCCATGGGCATGAGCCACGACCTGGAGGCCGCCATCGCCGAAGGCGCCACTTGGGTGCGGATCGGCACCGCCCTGTTCGGCGCCCGCGACTATCCAGCGCCGCCCTCCTCTATATAA
- a CDS encoding NINE protein, protein MDMRQDTHSKVIGYLLWIFGFLGAHRFYYGKPVTGTIWFFTLGLLFVGWIIDLFLIPAMDREADLRFTPGPTDYNVAWILLTFLGIFGVHRLYQGKWISGIIYLFTGGLFFIGVLYDFWTLNDQVSVLNAKRS, encoded by the coding sequence ATGGATATGCGTCAGGACACCCACAGCAAGGTCATCGGTTATCTGCTGTGGATCTTCGGTTTTCTCGGGGCCCACCGCTTCTATTACGGCAAGCCGGTGACCGGGACGATCTGGTTCTTCACCCTCGGCCTACTGTTCGTCGGCTGGATCATCGACCTGTTCCTGATCCCGGCGATGGACCGCGAGGCCGACCTGCGTTTCACCCCTGGGCCGACCGACTACAACGTCGCCTGGATTCTGCTGACCTTCCTCGGCATCTTCGGCGTGCACCGCCTGTACCAGGGCAAGTGGATCAGCGGGATCATCTACCTGTTCACCGGTGGGCTGTTCTTCATCGGCGTGCTCTACGACTTCTGGACCCTGAACGATCAGGTGTCGGTGCTGAACGCCAAACGGAGCTGA
- a CDS encoding PilT/PilU family type 4a pilus ATPase, with the protein MEFEKLLRLMVEKGGSDLFITAGVPPSMKVNGKIMPVTKNAMSPEQTRETVMGVMNEQQRRDFAENHECNFAISARGIGRFRVSAFYQRNLAGMVLRRIETNIPTLDELKLPEILKKLALTKRGLVLFVGATGTGKSTSLAAMIGHRNKNSSGHIISIEDPIEYIHQHQSCIVTQREVGIDTESFEVALKNTLRQAPDVILIGEVRTRETMDHAVAFAETGHLCLATLHANNANQALDRIINFFPADRQQQVWMDLSLNLKAIVAQQLVPTPDGKGRRAVIEVLINTPLAADLIRKGEVHELKGLMKRSTELGMQTFDQALYNLYSQGEITYEDALLYADSANDLRLMIKLGSETDGDHLTSISQGLSLEVSNDDPGRRFR; encoded by the coding sequence ATGGAATTTGAAAAGCTGCTGCGGCTGATGGTGGAAAAGGGTGGTTCCGACCTGTTCATCACCGCCGGGGTGCCGCCGTCGATGAAGGTCAACGGCAAGATCATGCCGGTGACCAAGAACGCCATGTCGCCCGAGCAGACCCGCGAGACCGTGATGGGGGTGATGAACGAACAGCAGCGCCGCGACTTCGCCGAAAATCACGAATGCAACTTCGCCATCAGCGCGCGCGGCATCGGCCGTTTCCGCGTCAGCGCCTTCTATCAGCGCAACCTGGCGGGCATGGTGCTGCGGCGCATCGAGACCAACATCCCGACCCTCGATGAACTCAAGCTGCCGGAAATCCTCAAGAAGCTGGCGCTGACCAAGCGCGGCCTGGTGCTGTTCGTCGGCGCCACTGGCACCGGCAAGTCCACCTCGCTGGCGGCGATGATCGGCCACCGCAACAAGAACAGCAGTGGCCACATCATCTCCATCGAAGACCCGATCGAGTACATCCACCAGCACCAGAGCTGCATCGTCACCCAGCGCGAGGTGGGCATCGACACCGAGTCCTTCGAGGTGGCGCTGAAGAACACCCTGCGTCAGGCGCCGGACGTGATCCTCATCGGCGAGGTGCGCACCCGCGAGACCATGGACCACGCCGTGGCCTTCGCCGAGACCGGCCACCTGTGCCTGGCCACCCTGCACGCCAACAACGCCAACCAGGCGCTCGACCGGATCATCAACTTCTTCCCCGCCGACCGGCAGCAGCAGGTGTGGATGGACCTGTCGTTGAACCTCAAGGCCATCGTCGCCCAGCAACTGGTGCCGACCCCGGACGGCAAGGGCCGCCGCGCGGTGATCGAGGTGTTGATCAATACCCCGCTGGCCGCCGACCTGATCCGCAAGGGCGAAGTGCACGAGCTCAAGGGCCTGATGAAGCGCTCCACCGAACTGGGCATGCAGACCTTCGACCAGGCGTTGTACAACCTCTACAGCCAGGGCGAGATCACCTATGAAGATGCGCTGCTGTACGCCGACTCGGCCAACGACCTGCGCCTGATGATCAAGCTCGGCTCGGAAACCGACGGCGACCACCTGACCAGCATCAGCCAGGGCCTGAGTCTGGAAGTCAGCAACGATGACCCCGGGCGGCGCTTCCGCTGA
- a CDS encoding pyridoxal-phosphate dependent enzyme, producing the protein MPNDTRPAVLELIGNTPLVRVSRFDTGLCTLFLKLESQNPGGSIKDRIGLAMIDTAERDGRLRPGGTIVEATAGNTGLGLALVGRAKGYRVVLVVPDKMSTEKVLHLKAMGAEVHITRSDVGKGHPDYYQDVAARLAAEIPEAFFADQFNNPANPLAHECSTAPEIWAQTQHDLDAIVVGVGSAGTLTGLTRFFRRVQPDLAMVLADPVGSVVAEYSRSGSLGTPGSWAVEGIGEDFIPSIADLSSVRQAYSISDEESFEHARQLLRAEGILGGSSTGTLLAAALRYCREQTEPKRVVSFVCDTGTRYLSKVYNDQWMTDQGLLARRRYGDLRDLIARRFEDGRVISVGPDDTLLTAFQRMRLADVSQLPVLVDGQRLVGVIDESDILLGVHADASHFRMTVASAMTDKLETLPPGASLAELEAELDRGLVAIIADASGFHGLITRVDMLNHLRRSLA; encoded by the coding sequence ATGCCGAACGACACCCGCCCCGCCGTGCTCGAGCTGATCGGCAATACGCCGTTGGTGCGCGTCAGCCGCTTCGATACCGGCCTGTGCACGCTGTTTCTCAAGCTCGAATCGCAGAACCCCGGCGGCTCGATCAAGGACCGCATCGGCCTGGCGATGATCGATACCGCCGAGCGCGACGGTCGTCTGCGTCCCGGCGGCACCATAGTTGAAGCCACTGCCGGCAACACCGGCCTAGGCCTGGCCCTGGTCGGTCGGGCCAAGGGCTACCGGGTGGTGCTGGTGGTGCCGGACAAGATGTCCACCGAGAAGGTCCTGCACCTCAAGGCGATGGGCGCCGAGGTGCATATCACCCGCTCAGATGTCGGCAAGGGCCATCCCGACTACTATCAGGACGTCGCGGCGCGGCTGGCCGCGGAGATTCCCGAGGCGTTCTTCGCCGACCAGTTCAACAACCCGGCCAACCCGCTGGCCCACGAGTGCAGCACCGCCCCGGAAATCTGGGCGCAGACCCAGCATGATCTGGATGCCATAGTCGTCGGCGTCGGTTCGGCCGGCACCCTGACCGGCTTGACCCGCTTCTTTCGCCGCGTACAGCCGGACCTGGCGATGGTACTGGCCGATCCGGTCGGCTCGGTGGTCGCCGAATACAGCCGCAGCGGCAGCCTCGGCACGCCCGGCTCCTGGGCGGTGGAGGGCATAGGAGAGGACTTCATCCCGTCGATCGCCGACCTCTCCAGCGTGCGTCAGGCCTATTCGATCAGCGACGAGGAAAGCTTCGAGCATGCCCGCCAGCTGCTGCGCGCCGAGGGCATCCTCGGCGGCTCCTCGACCGGCACCTTGCTGGCGGCGGCACTGCGCTACTGCCGCGAGCAGACCGAGCCGAAACGGGTGGTCAGCTTCGTCTGCGACACCGGCACCCGCTACCTGTCCAAGGTCTACAACGACCAGTGGATGACCGACCAGGGCCTGCTCGCGCGCAGGCGCTACGGCGACCTGCGCGACCTGATCGCGCGGCGCTTCGAGGATGGCCGGGTGATCAGCGTGGGCCCGGACGACACCCTGCTCACCGCCTTCCAGCGCATGCGCCTGGCTGACGTGTCGCAACTGCCGGTACTGGTGGACGGACAGCGGTTGGTCGGTGTGATCGACGAGTCCGATATCCTGCTCGGCGTGCACGCAGACGCTTCACACTTCCGCATGACCGTGGCCAGCGCGATGACCGACAAGCTGGAAACCCTGCCGCCCGGCGCCAGCCTGGCCGAACTGGAAGCGGAGCTCGACCGCGGGCTGGTGGCGATCATCGCCGACGCCTCGGGCTTCCACGGGCTGATTACCCGCGTCGACATGCTCAATCATTTGCGGAGATCCCTCGCATGA
- the pilT gene encoding type IV pilus twitching motility protein PilT, whose amino-acid sequence MDITELLAFSAKQGASDLHLSSGLPPMIRVDGDVRRINLPALDHKQVHALIYDIMNDKQRKDYEEFLETDFSFEVPGVARFRVNAFNQNRGAGAVFRTIPSKVLSMEDLGMGEVFKKITDVPRGLVLVTGPTGSGKSTTLAAMLDHLNSTKYHHILTIEDPIEFVHESKKCLVNQREVHRDTLGFSEALRSALREDPDIILVGEMRDLETIRLALTAAETGHLVFGTLHTTSAAKTIDRVVDVFPAEEKSMVRSMLSESLQSVISQTLLKRVGGGRVAAHEIMIGTPAIRNLIREDKVAQMYSAIQTGGSLGMQTLDMCLKGLVAKGLVSRENAREKSKNPDTF is encoded by the coding sequence ATGGATATCACCGAGCTGCTGGCCTTCAGTGCCAAGCAGGGCGCTTCAGACCTGCACCTCTCTTCCGGCCTGCCGCCGATGATCCGCGTCGATGGTGACGTGCGCCGCATCAACCTGCCGGCGCTGGATCACAAGCAGGTGCATGCGCTGATCTACGACATCATGAACGACAAGCAGCGCAAGGATTACGAGGAATTCCTCGAGACCGACTTCTCCTTCGAGGTGCCCGGCGTCGCCCGTTTCCGGGTCAACGCCTTCAACCAGAACCGCGGCGCCGGTGCGGTGTTCCGCACCATTCCGTCCAAGGTGCTGAGCATGGAAGACCTCGGCATGGGCGAGGTGTTCAAGAAGATCACCGACGTGCCGCGCGGCCTGGTGCTGGTCACCGGGCCGACCGGCTCGGGCAAGTCGACTACCCTGGCGGCGATGCTCGACCACCTCAACAGCACCAAGTACCACCATATCCTCACCATCGAGGACCCGATCGAGTTCGTCCACGAGTCGAAGAAGTGCCTGGTCAACCAGCGCGAGGTGCACCGCGATACGCTCGGCTTCTCCGAGGCGCTGCGCTCGGCGCTGCGGGAAGACCCGGACATCATCCTGGTCGGCGAGATGCGTGACCTGGAAACCATCCGCCTGGCGCTGACCGCGGCGGAAACCGGCCACCTGGTGTTCGGCACCCTGCACACCACCTCGGCGGCCAAGACCATCGACCGGGTGGTCGACGTGTTCCCGGCGGAAGAGAAGTCCATGGTCCGCTCGATGCTTTCCGAATCCCTGCAGTCGGTGATCTCGCAGACCCTGCTGAAGAGGGTCGGCGGCGGCCGGGTGGCGGCCCACGAGATCATGATCGGCACCCCGGCGATCCGTAACCTGATCCGCGAGGACAAGGTGGCGCAGATGTATTCGGCGATCCAGACCGGCGGCTCGCTGGGCATGCAGACCCTCGACATGTGCCTCAAGGGCCTGGTCGCCAAGGGCCTGGTCAGCCGCGAAAACGCCCGCGAGAAATCCAAGAATCCGGATACCTTCTGA